In the Dyella jiangningensis genome, one interval contains:
- a CDS encoding response regulator: MIKVVLIDDHELVRTGFRMILQQQPDVQILGEAGSAEEGLRLIRAKTPNIALVDVHMPGMSGIELTERVSRSKLPTHVIIVTVVDDARFPKRLLDAGALGYLTKGCTADELMEAVRQVAFGRRYLAPAVAQQLALATLDGEGSPFDVLSSRELEVAMMLVRGKALTTIGEQLNLSPKTVSTYKQRLMEKLQVDHVISLAHLMTIHGLLDTHNNQVGN, encoded by the coding sequence GTGATCAAGGTAGTCTTGATTGACGACCACGAGCTGGTGCGCACGGGATTCAGGATGATCCTGCAGCAACAGCCTGATGTTCAAATTTTGGGCGAGGCAGGGTCCGCGGAGGAAGGGCTGCGGCTCATTCGTGCGAAGACGCCCAATATCGCGCTGGTCGACGTACACATGCCTGGCATGAGCGGCATTGAATTGACCGAGCGCGTATCGCGCTCCAAGTTGCCGACGCACGTCATCATCGTGACGGTGGTGGACGACGCGCGTTTTCCGAAGCGCCTGCTCGATGCGGGTGCGCTGGGCTACCTCACCAAAGGATGCACGGCGGACGAATTGATGGAAGCGGTGCGGCAGGTGGCCTTCGGCCGACGTTATCTGGCGCCGGCCGTGGCGCAGCAGCTGGCGCTTGCCACGCTCGACGGCGAAGGCTCGCCGTTCGACGTGCTGTCGAGCCGTGAGCTCGAAGTGGCGATGATGCTGGTACGCGGCAAGGCGCTCACCACCATTGGCGAGCAGCTCAACCTGAGCCCGAAGACGGTTTCCACGTACAAGCAGCGTTTGATGGAAAAGCTTCAGGTCGATCACGTGATCAGCCTGGCGCATCTGATGACCATCCACGGCCTGCTCGATACGCACAACAACCAGGTCGGCAACTAA
- a CDS encoding transposase has protein sequence MTSKRFTDEFKAEAVKQVSERGYPVTEVAERCL, from the coding sequence ATGACCAGCAAGCGTTTCACTGACGAGTTTAAGGCTGAAGCGGTTAAGCAGGTTAGCGAGCGTGGCTACCCCGTTACGGAGGTGGCCGAGCGCTGTCT